One genomic segment of Fischerella sp. PCC 9605 includes these proteins:
- a CDS encoding iron uptake porin, with the protein MHKLLGNSLIISLAIISNLLLLTKNALAFEPERLTNKKTLIPESIAQVNSVSQLADVQPTDWAFIALQSLVERYGCIAGYPNSTYRGNRPLSRYEFAAGLNACLDRVSELITTATSELVTKEDLATLQKLQEEFAAELATLRGKVDVLEVRSAQLEANQFSTTTKLNGEVITHVADAFGDDTSSANNTILTYRVRLNFDTSFTGSDRLRVRLQAANFRLLSAGDPNIDNSTGGFGASQRYASAFPDAFSDEARLLPSPASEGENDSNVRIHDLSYNFPFNDKLNIYIAAGVTDPTYLGADPISPFSEFATGSISNFANSNPIYYPMGQRGGAGLSYTITDSLVLAGGYVGQDVNDIGGPNLPGSSSGIFNGGYTAFGQLTYYSGNLTAGLVYMNTYTPQFGIDTLAGSNSAKVSTGDFSTPFDDRVSANHYGFIANYKLSDRFQLGGWVGYTNARVLGTNTVGDRTGNAGDVKVLNYAVTLAFPDLGAKGNLGGLVFGMQPKVVDTSNDRVAEAIGLPDGRRSDRDTGFHIEAFYRFQLNENVSVTPGFFWLTAPNHDERNSDAFIGVIRTSFVF; encoded by the coding sequence ATGCATAAATTATTGGGTAATTCCCTTATTATTAGCCTGGCTATTATCAGCAATTTACTATTGCTTACTAAAAATGCTCTAGCTTTCGAGCCGGAGAGATTAACAAATAAAAAAACACTTATACCAGAATCTATAGCTCAAGTAAATTCTGTTTCTCAACTAGCAGATGTACAGCCGACGGATTGGGCATTTATTGCATTGCAATCTTTAGTGGAGCGCTATGGTTGCATTGCGGGTTATCCCAACAGCACTTATAGAGGCAACCGTCCCCTGAGCAGATATGAATTTGCAGCTGGTTTAAATGCCTGTCTCGACAGGGTTAGCGAACTAATTACAACAGCGACTAGTGAGTTGGTCACAAAAGAAGATTTAGCAACACTGCAAAAGTTGCAGGAGGAATTTGCAGCAGAACTGGCAACTTTACGAGGTAAGGTAGATGTATTAGAAGTTCGGTCAGCACAACTGGAAGCCAACCAGTTTTCCACAACTACCAAGCTAAATGGAGAAGTTATTACTCATGTAGCCGATGCTTTTGGAGATGATACTAGCTCTGCCAATAATACAATTCTCACCTACCGCGTCCGCTTGAATTTCGATACCAGCTTTACAGGTAGCGATCGCTTGCGGGTACGACTGCAAGCTGCTAATTTTCGCCTATTGAGCGCTGGAGATCCCAATATTGACAACAGCACTGGTGGTTTTGGTGCATCGCAACGGTATGCGTCTGCCTTTCCTGATGCTTTTTCCGATGAAGCGCGTCTGTTGCCATCTCCTGCTTCTGAAGGTGAAAACGATAGTAATGTCAGAATTCATGACTTGAGCTATAATTTTCCTTTCAATGACAAGCTCAATATTTACATTGCAGCTGGTGTAACTGACCCCACCTACTTAGGTGCTGATCCAATTTCTCCATTCAGTGAATTTGCGACTGGCTCAATTTCCAATTTCGCCAACTCTAATCCCATCTACTACCCGATGGGACAACGAGGTGGAGCCGGGTTAAGTTATACAATTACAGATTCGCTGGTTTTAGCTGGTGGATATGTTGGGCAAGATGTGAATGATATTGGAGGCCCGAATTTACCGGGTTCTAGTTCCGGTATCTTCAATGGCGGCTACACTGCTTTTGGTCAGCTAACTTATTATAGCGGTAATCTTACCGCTGGCTTAGTATACATGAATACCTATACACCGCAGTTTGGTATTGATACCCTTGCAGGTAGCAACTCTGCCAAGGTGAGTACAGGTGATTTTAGTACACCTTTTGATGACCGAGTGTCAGCAAATCACTATGGTTTTATTGCTAATTACAAACTCAGCGATCGCTTTCAATTAGGAGGCTGGGTTGGCTATACCAATGCGCGTGTACTGGGTACGAATACTGTTGGCGATCGCACAGGTAACGCTGGAGATGTGAAAGTTCTCAACTATGCTGTCACTTTGGCTTTCCCCGATTTAGGAGCAAAGGGTAATCTCGGTGGGTTAGTGTTTGGGATGCAGCCAAAGGTAGTTGATACTAGCAACGATCGAGTTGCTGAAGCCATTGGTTTACCCGATGGACGCAGATCCGATCGTGACACTGGTTTTCATATTGAGGCATTTTATCGATTTCAGTTGAATGAAAATGTTTCAGTTACTCCAGGTTTTTTCTGGTTAACAGCACCCAACCACGACGAACGCAACTCTGATGCGTTTATTGGTGTGATAAGAACTAGCTTTGTGTTTTAA
- a CDS encoding DUF1264 domain-containing protein, with translation MLQDTTPINQLQTYLDGFHNYKREAHLPGESQHQMRVSHYCQNLNEEFTQCAIYDGNTANSHLIGIEYVVSDRVYQNLSENEKQYWHPHTSEVESGILIAPGIPDPAHQALMDKLRTTHGKTWHVWDTQKYQFPLGEPALMWAIETNQINTETQHQMQEREKSIKF, from the coding sequence TTGCTGCAAGATACCACACCTATCAATCAGTTACAAACTTATCTAGATGGTTTCCACAACTACAAAAGAGAGGCTCATCTTCCTGGAGAAAGCCAGCATCAAATGCGGGTAAGCCACTATTGCCAAAACCTGAACGAAGAATTTACTCAATGTGCTATTTACGATGGCAATACGGCAAATTCGCATTTGATTGGGATTGAATATGTAGTTTCAGATCGGGTATACCAAAATTTATCTGAAAACGAAAAACAATATTGGCATCCTCATACTAGTGAGGTAGAGAGTGGAATACTAATTGCGCCAGGTATTCCCGATCCAGCACATCAAGCACTCATGGATAAACTACGAACTACCCACGGCAAAACTTGGCATGTCTGGGATACTCAAAAGTATCAATTTCCTTTAGGGGAGCCAGCTTTAATGTGGGCTATAGAAACTAATCAAATTAATACTGAAACCCAACACCAAATGCAAGAGCGGGAAAAATCTATCAAGTTTTAG